From the genome of Xiphophorus couchianus chromosome 15, X_couchianus-1.0, whole genome shotgun sequence:
TTCTGATGTAACTGATCTGTCTGTGTCTTCCTGCCTGTGGAAATGCCTTTTTAGAGCTACCAACAACTTATTAAACTTCTTTATGTTTGCTTccatctacttttttttttttgcttctgtctttcttaaaattagtttaatatAACTAGTCTGCTTAGTATCTAGATCCCCTAGGTTGCAGCAGAGCTCCATCTTTACATTTAACTTGAGTTTAAATGGAGATACTTCAAAAATAAGCCAGTATTTGCTGCAGGAATTAAATGGGTAACACTGTTGGTGttatgaaaactaaaatattgaataaacatgtcattatttttgcaattttaaacaataacagcaacagaaaaaaactgttaggGACGCCTAGCTGACGCCAGTCTCATAAACAGTTTCTGGCTCTGGGACTAACTGTTGAGGCTTGCTGCTGCACATGATAAGCCCCACAGGATGGCAAGACTGGCCTTATCGAGACCGACCAAACCAGAGGACCTTTGCTATCGCCGGACCCGCTGGCAGACGAAAAAACTCATCCGCCTTATCTCCCCTCTGCTCCAACTCAGCTACTCTGTCCACTCTCAGCAGGTGCTGTTCTCATTAAGgcagaaaaaggaaatttgGATAATGTTTAACTGCAATAGGTGAAGAGAGACTTTTTTGGCAAGCATGGCGGTGCTGCAAAAACTCAGggcaagtgtttatttttaaatgggaGACATCTGTTATCGCATGGAAAGCGGGTTAATTTCAATACAATGGCAGTGTGTTTTACCATGTGGTAATAGGAAATATAATGTTGAAGTTTGGATGGATTATTTTATGAAtgagaatgaaaacaattaaaatgcgGAGAGGAAACTTGAGATTTGCTTGTTGCTGAAAGAGACAAGAGTGGCATTGTTTCATTAATTAAATGTGCTTGAAttagaagttttatttttctccatttttgaagaggatatttattttacacattttgaggTAACAAGTGGTCTCGATAACAAACTGTAtacagctttatttttctttcctccccaCCTCTGTGAAATAACCCTGTCATATCTGCTATCCTTCCTCTCTGTGAGTTTGCACCTCACAAATTGTCAAAGGATACCTGCCCCTGCAGGCTGTGTTTGTTCAAAGGGTTACTGTGCCAAAGCACATTTCCCTTTTGACCTCTGCTAATTACTGAGCAGCTCCAACAGCCAGGAGTTACAAACCAGACTCTTCTGCTTCCGCCTGTAGCACAAAGAGGTCTCACCTTTTATGCTGGGTTAATAACCAGCAGAATAACAACACAGATTTATGCAGTTAGTGTCTTTGTTGAAACTGACGGGTGAGTCAGAGTACATCTGTGACTTTAAGATAATCTGATCGGTGCATCTGCAGGAGGTGGGACTCCAGGAGGCCACATCACTGTGGCTGCAGCCCCACCGCTGCTGAGTCTTGGGACGGATGCTTTGCTAGTCATTACAGTTTGGCTGCAACAAAacccagcaaaaaaaaaaaattaaacaataaattctgcatttttcaaaatatttcttgttatcatggttaaaaaaaaccccatctatGGCACAAATAGTTtgctacatactgtatatacctCCATAAATATCCTCAGCATATATTTTTGCACTTACTGCAGAGTTTGTTGTAACAGGCGCTGGGACAGTCACTGCAGGATGTTCCTGAGTTGTAGGGATTAGTGAAATTGTAGTTTCCTCTGCAAAGCAggcaaaataactaaaatataaatagtaagataaataaatacttagatACAAACCTTACATTTGTATGTAAGACTGAAAGATTACTTGTTTCTACCTAGAAGGGAAAGCATGTTTTAATTACTATTTAATGACTGGAAAATGATTTGCAGAACGAAACGATTTCTGTAGTTCTTCCTCAGTTAATTTAATCCTGCATCCACGTGGTCATTCATCATTGCATTATTGATTTGTGGGTTTTCTCAGTAACCCATCCTGTCTGTGATGTATTAATCCTTTCTAGCAGACggaaaatttataaaaaattttgGTTTTTGCTCTGAGGTGAAACAGCatgcaattttgaaaaagagTTATCTGCATTGCAAAGTTCTTACTGTGGGCAGTAGTGGCAGACATAGAAGTATTTGTATGTGGAGTTGGAGCAGTAGGCCATAGCACAGCCAGTATTTTTGGAGGTGGCCCAAACAACCTGTGCACAAAAAAGAGACGCTGTTCAGCACTGTGTTTTCAAAGTAAAGTGGCCCATTTGTGTGCAAACTAATCAGAATAGGAAACTATGAAAACAACCACACCTGTGTATAGTGTCCCACCACTCCTCCGTTAATGGATCCGACTCCGTAGAGGAAGTTGGCTACCTCGCTGTACCAGGCCCGGATGGCGTTGGACTAGGAGTTCTTGAAGCTAGCCATGTAGAGATTCTCCCCACAGCCACTGGCTGCAGCCAAACACAATATCAACAAAATTTTTGCTCAATCCATGACcacattttctaatttcatgcttgtacaataaattattattgtccaaaaagtttgttttgaagagGTATGGCTGTTATATCACAAGATCAAATGAGTCAATATTTATGAGagggattaaaaaaagatatcaaGATTTCTAAAACCGTAGTTATCCACTATGACTTACCATCatccatttttttatgttaataaatGTTCTGATAAAAGAGTGCATGCTTAGACAAATGTACTATGTTTATTTTGGAATAAAGGTTTTTAACTGAACTAATCAAAGTTCTGATCAAACTGGAGTACAAGCATTTGCTTCATAGTTAATGAAATACTATGAAGctgtaaatactgaaaataCAAACCTTGTCTCAGTTACTACTATATATATTAggatatatttttcttaagttCAAAAgattaaagttaaagttaaagttgCATGAGTTCAATCAAGATTTTTAAACTTGCTCTGCTACCACTGTCCTATGCTAATCTTTTAGCTAGTTTGCTTATTTATGGTGCACATGACTCTCCAACAAGGTAGATCTCTTTTTGAACATATATAACATACAGTAAATCCTAATGTTAAACAGAGAATACTAATATTAAGTCTAGGTGCTTctgtaaaaaatgaagaaaaaaaagactattatTA
Proteins encoded in this window:
- the LOC114158839 gene encoding LOW QUALITY PROTEIN: cysteine-rich venom protein ENH2-like (The sequence of the model RefSeq protein was modified relative to this genomic sequence to represent the inferred CDS: substituted 1 base at 1 genomic stop codon) codes for the protein MDDAKILLILCLAAASGCGENLYMASFKNSXSNAIRAWYSEVANFLYGVGSINGGVVGHYTQVVWATSKNTGCAMAYCSNSTYKYFYVCHYCPHYFACFAEETTISLIPTTQEHPAVTVPAPVTTNSAPNCND